The proteins below are encoded in one region of Deltaproteobacteria bacterium:
- a CDS encoding RidA family protein, translating to MKTILTENAPAPIGPYSQAIQAGDFLFLSGQIPLDPKTNQVMLFDGDVAKQTELVLKNISAILTAESLTFNAIVKTTIFLRDLNQFQKVNETYANFFKNHKPARSTIEVSNLPKGVAIEIEAIAVL from the coding sequence ATGAAAACCATTCTGACAGAAAATGCCCCCGCACCGATAGGTCCTTATTCACAAGCCATCCAAGCCGGCGACTTTTTATTTTTGTCGGGGCAAATCCCGCTAGATCCAAAAACAAATCAGGTAATGCTTTTTGACGGCGATGTCGCCAAACAGACAGAGCTTGTTTTAAAAAATATTTCGGCAATTTTAACGGCAGAAAGTTTAACTTTTAATGCGATCGTGAAAACAACAATTTTTCTGAGAGATTTAAATCAGTTCCAAAAAGTAAACGAAACCTATGCAAATTTTTTCAAAAATCACAAACCAGCCCGCTCCACCATAGAAGTCTCAAACCTCCCAAAAGGCGTCGCCATCGAAATCGAAGCAATTGCTGTGCTTTAA